The DNA window TTCAACCCTGATAATTCAGTTTATTATTCACGAACATGACGTTATCACTGTCAACTTCCTGTCTCGACATACAGTTTGATGACTGGTCTCTTTTATCAATAATGCGCCAGCAAAAGCAAACAGCGAGGCTTCTTTGGCTATGTATAATAGCTGCATGGAAGAGATTTGCATCTCCCCTTCCTCATTCTATAAAGCATATTTAGTCTGTGCTTGAGGGAAACGTCACAACTGCAAAAACAATTAGCCTAGAATAATTCAGGCACATCTAAAAGTATGGATTATACATTAAACTTGATCCCATGGTGTTGCTGGGGCTCACTGGCAACAATAGTCCCTCTTCTAATTGAGGTTATGTAGCTGACCACTAGTGACCCAGATAAAGGGGGACCATGGGATACTGTGAAAGTACACACCAGAATGACGGCGCTGCTAGATCGACAGAACAGTATTTGAATGTGTAAACACTCAAGATGGAATGTGATCAACTGCAAATCACACATGAAAATTTGTGAGATAGTTACAGCTGAAATTATAGATCAGTGTTAAACTTTATTCAACAAACAAAGGCAGTAATTTTCAAGGTTGGTGTGGGATTACATTTGACTAGTTTCAGACTCTCAGATGTGGATATGTTTAGTTTTCTTGTCTACTTTGACATAAAACTGAACACTTTTGGTAACTTAGGACTGCTAAGTAGGATTAATAGGACTATTTTGgaaaaagttaaatatgtttgtatataATGGGTCAGGGTTTATTTTGTCTTCTTCATAATGCTATTGAAGAACTATGTGAAAGGTCAAACAGTAAAACTAATCATGGATTAAAGCCCCTCAATTTTATAGTCTATTTCATGTTTTCCTGCAGCACACATTCTGCATAGTAGAGATAACTGACAATATTTCAAGgtaacaaacaacaaatgtcaATTGTATTCCTACATCATCATCAGAATGATTTGCACCATGAGGACAGCTGATGAAGATTCCAGTGTGAAGTCTTACCAGGCGGCAGACACAGGAACGCCGCCGCCAGGATGCTGCAATCGATGCCTCTCTTCTCCCACCAGCTGCTCTCTTTCACCACCATCTGCACCAGTCTTGTGAGCTCCATCATCAGCGACTCCTTCTCCGCTTCATCTCCACCTGCCCACTCGTTCTCCTTCCTGTACCCCTTCATTTCTTCGCTGCACTCTGACACCACTTTCCTCTTGACTAACATTCCCCCCATcctcctgtcttcttcatcctctggaACATTCTTCATGTCAAACTCCTGTGCTGCAGCTCATTCCAAAGTCACCATGTGGTTTGTGTCCTATTGTGAGCAGCCAGCGATATGCCCAGCAGACACACTATATTCTGAACATAAAGTCCACAGTTCAAGGTTAGCATTGCGAAAGTCCTCGTTGGGGAGAAGCATTGTCAAAGAGGCCCAGCCCCCTTCCTGCTGATTCAAGATCCTCATGGAGCCTCCTTTCCTACCTCCTTCTCATGTCTCTTGCACtgttccctctctttcttttccgtCAGCTGACTCCTTATGCAATCCAGAAGCAGAGGAATTTATTGTCCTGCTGCCCAAATGTGTAAGACTGCCCTGTTATGTGATAGACCCTAAAACCCTCACACAGGCAACCACCAAGCAACGCTCTCTCTTCTCTGGTGTCTCATACATTGTGCATGTCGCTCACCCCttcgtgttttttttctctctgcctcCTTTCCCCTCCCATCTCTGTAACCTTGGCAAATGTCCTgggaaaggagagggaggaaggggggCTGTTCAGTTGTCTCGTCACGTGAGAAAAGGAGGAGACGCCGGCATGCAAGAATGTACCCTGAGATTTGGGATGTGAGTCTGTTGGCACATGGGAGTATATATATCTACATGCACATATCAAATGTCTGCACTGCATTTCATCTGGACACAGGCCAGTGTTCTGGGTTTCATTTAATGCTGACTGCGGTATGCACTTCAGAAGGTggagtgtgtttattttatcctCCACAGGACATCAGGTACTGctgagggggggttggggggcagACTGTCTGGCAGCTCTTCTTACAACCTCTCACAGTTTTCCTGTTGTTCTTATTCAAATGGACTCCAATCACCCTTCATTTTGTACAGACAGACCATGAGAATAATACCTGAGGATAGGGGAGGAGGTGCTGATGTTAGGCAAACACTGGTTGGTTTTGTAAGGATACATCCAGACACAAAACTTTatccttcattttattttatattatatggTTGTATGTATTTGTTCATGTACAAAAACAGACTTTCTCCACCATTTACATACAAAGGTACTCTCCAGTGCGCAGATGGATGGCCCTTCATGGAAACCAAATCCACCCCAGAGCAACCTGAGATAACAGCGTTATCTAGCTCACACTCTCATAACCCCACAGAATCTGCCCACTAGTGCAATTGCAAAAGTGTTTGCAGAGCAGCAGCCAGTCAgggtacatttttatttatgaataatcACATATATAAATAGTATTTATATGGCATGGAGAGAAAAATCACATGTTTGAGGTAAGAAAACTATACAAAGAGGACTTTATAAACATGGTGAAAGAATTACATTCAATTGAAAACAAAATCAGCCACTGATCCTTCTGTTAATACCTTATGCGAAGATATCAGGAGATATGCTCGTATCTATGTGTACATGTGGCAAAGTCTTCCATTAAAATGTATATTGCTTTTATTCACTTTCAATCAGGTGCCTATAGACTTCATGTTCTCTCAGCAGTCTGTAAAGGGGAGGAGCCTCCATCTCATATCTCCTTTGCGAGTCCTGTAAAATACCATAATGTATcactgataaaatattcatatatatgtgtgtgtgtgtgtgtctatatatatatatatatatatatatatatatatatatatatatatatatatatatagacacacacacacacatatacacacacacatacatacacgtatatatacgtgtatatatatatatacatatatatatacagtatgtatatatacagtatgtacgctgtatatatacagtatgtatatataatggAAATGGCTCAAAAGTCTATAAAGCTCCAAAGTGGGACTTTTTTCTTATGTTGCCACTAGGTGGTGCTACATAGACAGTTGAATAACGTTCTTGTGAGTCTTCAGTTGTTCAATATTAAGCGATGTCACACGAGCACACAGGTGCATGGTGTATAAAATAAGCATCTTATATTAAATTGAACAATGTTTTGCTCATTGATGAGGTGCAAGTAAAAGTATTTCACTGATGTGacattattttgttaaaaatagTTCTGTGTGACTCCATACCTTTATAGCTCAGTGTCTTCAATGGCCTCTGGTTCTTCGAGGGTTTCCAGCCGTCTTTTGCAGGCATCAATTAGTTTTTTCCTTGGACCCAGTGGAATATGAATACTAGTCAGGTCCTGATCTGAACAAAGCAGCAAAGCCTGGAGGTCAATCTTCTCCCTCTTGAAGATCTGTATGAACTCACTGAGGCTTTGAGAGGCCAGAAAGGTTACCAGAGGACTGTTCTCTGGCTCCATGTCTTGATCCAGCCCAACATCGATCTCCTCCCAGGGTAACTCTTGATTGTTCCTTTCTTGCAGGCTCAAGGCGCTACCAATACTGTCTTCATCGAAGCTGGGAGAGCGTCGAGGCAGATGTCCCCGTAGACGAACATTAGGTGCCCGGCCTACAGGTTCACTCCCCGCTACACTCCTTTCATCCCGGGCCCCAATATCAAACATGCCTCCAGTTGTATAGTTCCTCCTGAACACCATGGTCCCCAGCCCAGGTCGGGTGAACAGGGAATCACGTCCGGAGTCAGCACTGATCTCAGAGTACGCAGCCTCGTGGAGGCCCGGGTCGCTCATGGCATGAGAGATAGTGTCCACGTCGTCGTCATTGTCATGTGGGAACATATCGCGAATGTTGAGACGTGACTGATCCTTGGGGTTGGTATATGTGCCCTGTTTCAGGAACATGACATCATTGCCAAGTTGAAGGCCAGACAGAGAACGCACACTTTTCCTCCCATCCTCATAGATCTTGAACGATCCATCGacttgtttcttcttctccagtTTCTTCTGGATTTTGGTCTTGCCTTTGGCTGTGGAATGCAGGGTGGCCTGACAGGAAAGTAtagaaatcaatcaaacaaaaaacagacaatagaGCAATTCAAATAGACAAGAACGGATTCCAAAAGATCCTGGTTTCTTTGAACCTACTGTAGAAAGacaatctttttcttttctcccacTGAAATAAGTTCCCAAAGGGAATCATCAAAGGttgttccttctttttcttaGATGGAAAAGATTACGGCCTTAGAAATGCAGCATGGAGTTTGGACAAGATCTGCAGTGCTACCTTCAATCTCTGTCCTATTTTCTCTGAGCACCACAAAATCCATTGGAGATTAGAACTGGTCCCATGACTCTGTGATTGTGTACACATATTTATCAGTTGGgtctcaaaaacaaaacagagacgGTTTTGCCGGCACTGAGATGTTAGCATCTGGTATAAATAGAGTGTAATATTTGACCTATTGTCCACGAGTGTGTCCAAAAAATTAGTacataaaatcttttttcaacacattttatatGTCCAGGCTGAATGATGAAAGAAACTTTACTGTTCAGAACAGAACAGTTGCACTGTATAATCTATACATTGAAGACAAAAATTCAAATGCAAACACCTGTGAGTATGGCATGCTGGAGGTGACAGTGTTGAACTTGCGGCTCAATGTGCTGCTGCTATTGTAGCTTGAGATGCTAGCAGAATCAAAGTTGTCCAAACTTGCCGACTCCTTCATGAACCGCCTCTCCATGCGTTCGTGGTGCTTCTTCTGAAGCTTTGCGCACTCTTTGATCCGGCGCTCTGCTGCCCGGAACGCCCGGTCCTTGAATTTGCTAATCAGTTTGGGATTGAGGGTGATCTGCTTGGCAGCGATAGAGTCCAGGTAGCGAACACAGTCCATGTGTCCCTTGGTGGCTGCCATGTCAAGTGGTGTGTGGTAGTCGTTGTCCAGACACCACACGTTGGCACCGAAAGCCACCAGGAAAGACAGGCAGTTGTGGTGGCCGTTGGCAGCTGCCAGGTGAAGAGGGGTGTTGCCCCAGATGTCACACTTATCTGGATCACCCCTGAAAACACAGAAGATAAGATATTGTATCTCAACAATACTGGATTCATAGAGTATATCAGGATATGGAGCGCCATGAAAGATTGAAAAATTTATCATTAATTCTGATTCAAAATGGtctttttctgcctttttcaAGTGGTTATAATGTTAGCTGAATGCTAGCATCTACTGCTTGGGTTAATAATTTGATAAGTGTGGTAGTCACCCCTGGATGCAAATCATGGAAACCCTGTGATATCAGTAAAGTACTACCAGTAATGATGTGCCAGCAATCACCtgtcaaacaacacacattGGACTTTGACTTTTCATTACAACTTGATTATACTGCAGTTCAGTGAAACACATGTAGCATGTTGACTTTTCCATATCATATACACAAGGATGAATTGTTTTATTGAAGTGAAGTCCTTCCACACATATGGACAGGATGTCTGAgccataatcaataattaaaggACTGCAGGTTAAACATGACAGCGGTgattttgcattatttattacTGACACACACCATGAGTCTTTTTTTGCAGACACCTACGGACACTGTTACCACACCCCTGCAAGGTGATGCTGAGGTGATGCCCATTAAGGTGGTGACCTTTATCGGAACACACCCTGATTTCAGGTTCCGTCAGTGAAGCCACTTCCTTTCAAATAACTCGATTAATGAAAAACTAAAGAATATCAGAGCTTGTTTTTATATCTGCAAACTGCATTAAATGAGATCATAACCCAGAAGTTGTCAAAGGACCTGTATCACCGCAGTATGCTCACAATAAATCACTATCTTTAAACTGTAACTGGACCACTTGTAGCTCTGCCAGGAGCTCTGACTCACTGAGTTCAATCATTTGTTTACTAGCTGGATGTTTGGCAAGcaattaaacattaatattcCCTTTAATGCCAAATGGACTGGGTGTGTAGTCTGACTTTAGAAACCTGGAGTTCTCATGACTAAACTAACATCATAAGTGGTTTACAAAAACATACCTATTGAGTTGAACTAGCCCAGATACCAGAAACTACCCAGTTCTAGTGGAATGCTATATTGTCATTAGCAATACTAACACTGCTGGCCAATTTTACTTCTATGCTTCACATGATTTAAAGCAATGCATTTTCTATGCTTTGTAGGAACAAACTGTAGCTGCTGATTTCACACAGCTAGCTCAGTGTGCTAATCTGGTATCATCCTGACACGGTGGAGCAGCCTGAAGAGTCAAAACACTGAAACTGTTATTCCCACTTAGAAAGACAGCCATCACTAGATAGCATTCCAGGAGAGGGCAgtatgcaagtgtgtgtgtgtgtgtgtgtgtgtgtgtgtgtgtgtgtgtgtgtgtgtgtgtgtgtgtgtgtgtgtgtgtgtgtgtgtctatcttaATTCActctgtatatactgtgtatgtatgtatacatacacacacacacacacacacacatatatatatatatatatatatatatatatacatatatatagtgtTGTAAATCTTTGTACAATACACACTCTAAGTAGCAGACAGCAGAAATGTTACAAGGACAATTAAAATGCTGTCCTTCAAATCAAACACGCTGTGAGGTTTGATCTGCAGCTTAGTCATGGACACTGTTCTTTGTTCTCCAGATCCAGCCTGCATTGAATTCTTCAGGGACTGTTTTATGATGAAGATGCACCATCCTTCACAGTGACCTTTCCTGTATGTACAGTTGTTCTTCAGAGTCAAACTCGGCCAGTCTTTTCTTTACAGCTTGCTGTATAAACCTGTCACCAGCAGCATGACGTATTGCCTCCCTCCTGGAATGTCTGCTGCCACAGAGAACTGTGACTTAATGTTACACTCTGTGAAAGGCAGCATTGTCTCTTTGTCTTCCGCTTAAACAAAAGCTTCTCAAGCAACATTAGCTTTAACTTACCTCACCAGAATATAAACCTACTCTTCaaccatttttaatgttataatgttttaatgttgcTTTTGAGATGGACTTGTTTAAAGTTATTGAGGCCTGTTAGTAATTGATCGGTATAAAAATGGATTATGTATTGTAACTTAATCAGACCAGCATTGGCTCTCATCTTCTATGTAATGGATTAGCCTGAGCTGTGAGCGAGAATGAGTATAAAATGACGCTGCCTCAGATGTATCAGCACTCAGTCGCTCTCTATAGTGTAATAGTGTGTATTTATGTCATGCAACCCACTGTCGGTGACCTTTCTCTGTAATTACGCTGTGTAACTACACTGACCTCTACTGCTGCAC is part of the Antennarius striatus isolate MH-2024 chromosome 21, ASM4005453v1, whole genome shotgun sequence genome and encodes:
- the LOC137588739 gene encoding pre-mRNA splicing regulator USH1G-like, which codes for MNDRYHRAARDGYLAVLKEATRKELNAPDEDGMTPTLWAAYHGNLEALRLIVGRGGDPDKCDIWGNTPLHLAAANGHHNCLSFLVAFGANVWCLDNDYHTPLDMAATKGHMDCVRYLDSIAAKQITLNPKLISKFKDRAFRAAERRIKECAKLQKKHHERMERRFMKESASLDNFDSASISSYNSSSTLSRKFNTVTSSMPYSQATLHSTAKGKTKIQKKLEKKKQVDGSFKIYEDGRKSVRSLSGLQLGNDVMFLKQGTYTNPKDQSRLNIRDMFPHDNDDDVDTISHAMSDPGLHEAAYSEISADSGRDSLFTRPGLGTMVFRRNYTTGGMFDIGARDERSVAGSEPVGRAPNVRLRGHLPRRSPSFDEDSIGSALSLQERNNQELPWEEIDVGLDQDMEPENSPLVTFLASQSLSEFIQIFKREKIDLQALLLCSDQDLTSIHIPLGPRKKLIDACKRRLETLEEPEAIEDTEL